In a genomic window of Nostoc sp. UHCC 0870:
- the rpsO gene encoding 30S ribosomal protein S15: protein MALTQQRKQELISSYQVHETDTGSADVQIAMLTARINRLSEHLQANKKDHSSRRGLLKLIGQRKRLLAYIQQDSREKYQALIARLGIRG, encoded by the coding sequence ATGGCTTTGACGCAACAGCGCAAACAAGAATTAATTTCTAGCTACCAAGTTCATGAGACAGACACCGGCTCTGCTGATGTCCAGATTGCTATGCTGACCGCACGTATTAACCGCCTCAGCGAACATCTCCAAGCCAATAAAAAAGACCATTCTTCTCGACGAGGACTATTAAAACTCATTGGTCAACGCAAGCGGCTTCTAGCATATATCCAACAAGATAGCCGGGAAAAATATCAAGCTTTGATTGCTCGCTTAGGTATTCGTGGATAG
- a CDS encoding cyanophycinase, producing the protein MMASESKRQLVIIGGAEDKDGDSQILREFVRRAGGIKAHIVIITAATELPRDVGENYIRVFERLGAENVRIIDTETRQDATSSTALEAIASATGIFFTGGDQSRIISILKDTEIDAAIHKRYSEGAVVAGTSAGAAVMPDKMIVEGDAQTHARLETVEMGVGLAFLPGVVIDQHFSERGRLGRLMTALMQEPATLGFGIDENTAMVVTDHQIEIVGEGAVTIVDDSEMTYSNVDVILKDEPLAICGAKLHILPHGYKFDLQTRKPILDQPSQVPVPVSTNQ; encoded by the coding sequence ATGATGGCAAGTGAAAGCAAACGTCAGTTGGTAATTATTGGCGGTGCTGAAGACAAAGACGGAGATTCTCAGATATTGCGGGAGTTTGTGCGGCGTGCTGGGGGTATAAAGGCACATATTGTGATTATTACAGCAGCAACAGAATTACCAAGAGATGTGGGAGAAAATTACATCAGGGTATTTGAGCGGTTGGGAGCAGAAAATGTGCGGATAATCGATACAGAAACCCGTCAAGACGCAACTTCATCTACTGCCTTGGAAGCGATCGCTTCAGCAACTGGTATATTTTTTACTGGTGGAGACCAATCCCGTATTATTAGCATCCTCAAAGATACAGAAATTGATGCCGCCATTCATAAACGCTACTCTGAAGGCGCAGTTGTCGCAGGTACAAGTGCAGGCGCGGCTGTCATGCCAGATAAAATGATTGTAGAAGGTGACGCACAAACCCATGCTCGATTAGAAACAGTAGAAATGGGAGTAGGTTTAGCTTTTCTACCTGGGGTAGTCATTGACCAGCATTTTTCAGAACGCGGACGCTTAGGAAGGTTGATGACAGCTTTGATGCAAGAACCCGCAACATTAGGATTTGGGATAGATGAAAATACGGCTATGGTTGTAACTGATCACCAAATTGAAATCGTTGGTGAAGGAGCAGTCACCATAGTAGATGACTCAGAAATGACCTATAGCAATGTAGATGTGATTTTAAAAGATGAGCCATTAGCAATCTGTGGAGCAAAACTACATATATTGCCCCACGGCTACAAATTTGATTTGCAAACCCGCAAGCCCATCTTAGATCAACCGTCTCAAGTTCCTGTACCAGTTTCAACCAATCAATAA
- a CDS encoding ATP-binding protein — protein MVQEKNTDLVRINARKTDVFDIFNFRHYVGTNPYLDVGTLVFNFALVVGKEPLPMDDYIASVSDRYPQLGNQTYESYAHLFAATAAEVGKLDMDLYLNRWSVKPDHQGFKIAVQSLHERTTKGVAYLVWDWFEAITQGVEFFLDEHIFNLQDRFRQSVYGGPTVYALLRTAHEKGIPSFYLWEEGLMQYGWGKKHIRGVATTFNCDSHLDSEFTTRKDDCKGFLQTLGFPVPQGDIVFSFKEARQVAKEIGYPVAVKPVVGHKGIGVTPDVKDIDELELAYDRAVEAIPEDQPTRIIVEKSISGKDFRLLCVNGKFVAATERRPASVVGDGYSTIGELIRQENRKKARLDTPTSPMSKILIDDEMEFYLDEQGFSLKSVLNQGETIYLRKVANLSAGGVSINATDIIHDDNIILAQDIAQYFRLTCLGIDVMGENLSESWKSGNFAILEINAAPGIFMHFNPAMGDSVDVPAHILATFFQSGLDARIPIITFNKISVEELQATIDHILSQHPDWTIGSVCRGGVFIQRSPKVLHKEYNNNVQTLLRHPKLDLLIAEYPEDILEAEGMFYYGSNMVVLDNPSETEMMLMRDILDGSTVVIKKDNDISIRRKGLIEDYSLGEHESFSQVYLKEIGTVL, from the coding sequence ATGGTTCAGGAAAAAAACACAGATTTAGTCCGTATTAATGCCAGAAAAACGGATGTATTTGATATTTTTAATTTTCGGCATTATGTCGGGACTAACCCTTATTTAGATGTAGGGACGCTAGTATTCAATTTTGCTCTGGTGGTAGGTAAAGAGCCACTACCGATGGATGATTATATTGCCAGTGTAAGCGATCGCTATCCCCAATTAGGCAACCAAACCTATGAATCCTATGCCCATCTGTTTGCCGCTACAGCCGCAGAGGTGGGTAAGCTAGACATGGATTTATACCTCAATCGCTGGAGTGTGAAACCCGATCATCAAGGGTTTAAGATAGCTGTGCAATCACTGCACGAACGCACTACTAAAGGTGTTGCTTACCTGGTTTGGGATTGGTTTGAAGCCATTACCCAAGGTGTGGAATTTTTCTTGGATGAACACATTTTCAATCTCCAAGATAGATTTCGGCAATCTGTTTATGGCGGTCCGACAGTTTACGCCTTATTGCGAACAGCCCACGAAAAAGGTATTCCCTCATTCTATCTCTGGGAAGAAGGGTTAATGCAGTATGGTTGGGGAAAAAAACATATCAGAGGTGTAGCCACAACTTTTAACTGTGACAGTCATTTAGACTCAGAATTCACTACCCGCAAAGATGACTGCAAAGGGTTTTTGCAAACTTTAGGCTTCCCCGTCCCTCAAGGTGATATTGTGTTTTCTTTTAAAGAAGCCAGACAGGTGGCTAAAGAAATTGGCTACCCAGTAGCAGTTAAGCCTGTTGTTGGTCATAAAGGTATTGGTGTGACTCCAGATGTCAAAGATATAGATGAACTAGAATTAGCTTATGATCGTGCTGTAGAGGCAATTCCAGAAGACCAACCAACGCGGATTATTGTTGAAAAAAGTATCTCTGGCAAAGATTTTCGTCTGTTGTGTGTTAATGGTAAATTTGTTGCGGCTACTGAACGCCGTCCAGCATCAGTAGTGGGTGATGGCTACTCTACAATTGGGGAATTAATTCGTCAAGAGAACCGCAAAAAGGCACGCTTAGACACACCCACTTCACCGATGAGTAAAATTCTCATTGATGATGAGATGGAATTCTATTTAGATGAACAGGGTTTCTCATTAAAAAGCGTTCTGAATCAGGGAGAAACTATTTATCTGCGAAAAGTTGCTAATCTCTCAGCCGGGGGTGTAAGTATTAATGCTACCGACATCATCCATGATGATAATATTATCTTGGCGCAAGATATAGCCCAATACTTCCGCCTGACTTGTCTAGGTATTGATGTGATGGGTGAGAACCTGTCAGAGTCGTGGAAATCTGGTAACTTTGCCATATTGGAAATCAACGCTGCACCGGGAATTTTTATGCACTTTAACCCGGCAATGGGTGATAGTGTGGATGTACCTGCCCATATTTTGGCAACTTTTTTTCAGTCGGGGTTAGATGCCAGAATACCAATTATTACCTTCAATAAAATTTCTGTAGAGGAACTGCAAGCGACAATTGATCACATTTTGTCACAACATCCCGACTGGACAATCGGGTCTGTGTGTCGAGGAGGTGTGTTTATCCAGCGATCGCCAAAGGTATTGCACAAAGAATACAATAACAATGTCCAAACTTTATTACGTCATCCCAAACTAGACTTGCTGATTGCTGAATATCCAGAAGATATTCTAGAAGCAGAAGGTATGTTCTACTATGGCAGCAATATGGTAGTTTTGGATAACCCCAGCGAAACAGAAATGATGTTGATGCGGGATATATTGGATGGTTCGACTGTGGTAATTAAGAAAGACAACGACATTTCTATTCGTCGCAAAGGGTTAATTGAAGACTACTCTTTGGGAGAACATGAATCATTTTCCCAGGTTTATTTGAAAGAAATCGGCACTGTTTTGTAA
- a CDS encoding 3-deoxy-7-phosphoheptulonate synthase, translated as MHNKLSNTNIENYHVLLTPNEVKSKVPLTPYAEQTVWKFRKEIEQILDFQDRRKFIVVGPCSIHDTDAAIEYAKRLKDLAVRVQDNLLLIMRVYFEKPRTTVGWKGLINDPNMDDSFLVEQGLLIARNLLVKLAELGLPSATEALDPIIPQYIGELITWSAIGARTTESQTHREMASGLSMPVGFKNGTDGNIQVALNALHSARTPHNFLGINPEGQVSVFETKGNAYGHVILRGGSQPNFDAESVQQVEVQLKKANLPPRIVIDCSHGNTNKNYKLQPTVLENVIQQIVDGNTSIVGMMLESHLSEGSQPINCKKPELKYGISVTDPCIGWEETEQIILAAHEKLK; from the coding sequence ATGCACAATAAATTATCTAACACAAATATTGAAAATTACCACGTTCTATTAACGCCTAATGAAGTAAAATCTAAAGTACCTTTAACACCATATGCTGAACAAACTGTTTGGAAATTCAGAAAAGAAATAGAACAAATTTTAGATTTTCAGGATAGACGTAAATTTATAGTAGTTGGCCCTTGTTCAATTCATGATACAGACGCAGCAATTGAGTATGCCAAACGCCTGAAAGATTTAGCAGTGCGGGTCCAAGACAACTTATTGTTGATCATGCGAGTTTATTTTGAAAAACCGAGAACAACAGTAGGTTGGAAAGGATTAATTAATGATCCTAACATGGATGATTCTTTCCTGGTCGAACAGGGATTATTAATTGCCAGAAATTTGTTAGTAAAACTAGCAGAATTAGGACTACCCAGTGCTACAGAAGCCTTAGACCCAATCATCCCTCAATATATTGGTGAATTAATTACTTGGTCAGCGATTGGCGCACGTACAACTGAGTCTCAAACTCACCGCGAAATGGCTAGCGGATTATCAATGCCGGTGGGTTTTAAAAATGGTACGGATGGTAATATTCAAGTTGCCTTAAATGCTTTACATTCTGCCAGAACTCCCCATAATTTTTTGGGTATTAATCCCGAAGGACAGGTGAGTGTATTTGAAACTAAAGGTAATGCCTACGGTCATGTAATTTTGCGGGGTGGTAGTCAACCTAACTTTGATGCAGAGAGTGTACAACAGGTAGAAGTACAATTAAAGAAAGCTAATTTACCTCCGCGCATTGTTATTGATTGTAGTCACGGTAATACCAACAAAAACTACAAATTACAACCGACTGTCTTAGAAAATGTTATCCAACAAATCGTAGATGGTAACACATCAATTGTAGGCATGATGTTGGAATCACATTTATCTGAAGGTAGTCAACCAATTAACTGCAAAAAACCAGAACTCAAATATGGTATTTCTGTAACCGACCCTTGTATTGGTTGGGAGGAAACAGAACAGATTATTTTAGCTGCTCATGAGAAATTGAAGTAA
- a CDS encoding alpha-amylase family glycosyl hydrolase: protein MKKPIEFKLFAPHNKGAALIGDFSDWQEIPMAKGDDGYFRTTVDLKDGTYQYKFRVQTKSWFFEADQWVDVTDPYATDIDESSGKDNGVVRIKDGEIIVDTYVWQYDDQPLPADEELVIYELHVSDFSGGEDDRYARGKYKHVIEKLDYLSELGINAIELMPVKEYPGDYSWGYNPRYFFATESSYGSTADLKHLVDECHHRGIRVLMDGIFNHSEASAPLTQIDHDYWYHHEPRDPDNNWGPEFNYELYDENLDTYPARKFIGDTIRFWIEEYHIDGIRYDAARQIANYDFMHWIVQETKKAAGAKPFYNVAEHIPETTSITNVDGPMDGCWHDSFYHTIKAHICGETFDLENLKDVIDCKRQGFMGATNVVNYLTNHDHHHLMVELGDRNIFDEEAFKRATLGAAILLTSVGVPLIWMGEEFGEYKPKQPEASKLDWQLLSNDLNRGLFEYYQGLINLRKNNHALYTENIDFIHENPEAKVLAYSRWNDKGSRVVVVANFSETFLAGYHVPNFPCGGTWHEWTGDYDVEAGDDGIMTDIGSYEAKVFVWQ, encoded by the coding sequence ATGAAAAAGCCAATTGAATTTAAATTATTTGCACCTCATAATAAAGGTGCTGCATTAATTGGTGATTTTTCCGATTGGCAAGAAATTCCAATGGCAAAAGGTGATGATGGTTATTTTCGGACTACTGTTGACTTAAAAGACGGAACTTATCAATATAAATTTCGGGTGCAGACAAAATCATGGTTTTTTGAAGCAGACCAGTGGGTTGATGTCACTGACCCCTACGCCACTGATATTGATGAATCAAGTGGTAAAGATAATGGTGTAGTCCGTATCAAAGATGGTGAAATTATTGTTGACACTTATGTATGGCAATATGATGATCAACCCCTACCAGCAGACGAAGAGTTAGTAATTTATGAATTACACGTAAGTGACTTTTCTGGCGGTGAAGATGACCGTTATGCACGGGGTAAATATAAACACGTCATTGAAAAATTAGATTATTTGAGTGAATTAGGTATCAATGCTATTGAGTTAATGCCTGTTAAAGAATATCCAGGTGATTATAGTTGGGGTTACAATCCTCGCTATTTTTTTGCTACAGAATCTAGCTATGGTTCTACAGCAGATTTAAAACATTTAGTCGATGAGTGTCATCATCGCGGAATTCGCGTCTTGATGGATGGGATTTTTAACCACTCAGAAGCCTCTGCACCATTGACACAAATTGACCATGATTATTGGTATCACCATGAACCGCGTGACCCGGACAATAATTGGGGACCTGAGTTTAATTATGAACTCTATGATGAAAATTTAGATACTTACCCAGCTAGAAAATTCATAGGTGATACAATCCGTTTTTGGATTGAAGAATACCATATAGATGGGATTCGTTACGATGCAGCTAGACAAATAGCTAACTATGATTTTATGCACTGGATTGTTCAGGAAACTAAAAAGGCTGCCGGTGCAAAGCCATTTTATAATGTTGCAGAACACATCCCAGAAACTACGAGTATCACTAATGTAGATGGACCAATGGATGGTTGCTGGCATGATAGTTTTTACCACACAATCAAAGCCCATATCTGCGGTGAGACATTTGATTTAGAAAACCTGAAAGATGTGATTGACTGCAAACGTCAAGGCTTTATGGGTGCAACCAATGTGGTTAATTACTTGACTAACCATGATCACCACCATCTCATGGTAGAGTTAGGCGATCGCAATATTTTTGATGAAGAAGCCTTTAAAAGGGCTACACTCGGCGCAGCAATTTTATTAACATCCGTTGGTGTACCTTTAATTTGGATGGGTGAAGAATTTGGTGAATATAAACCCAAACAGCCAGAAGCATCAAAACTAGATTGGCAACTTCTCAGTAATGACCTTAACCGTGGTTTATTTGAATACTACCAAGGCTTAATTAATTTACGTAAAAATAATCACGCCCTCTACACAGAAAACATTGATTTCATTCATGAAAACCCCGAAGCTAAGGTACTAGCTTACAGCCGTTGGAATGATAAAGGTTCTCGTGTAGTAGTGGTAGCCAATTTCTCTGAAACTTTCCTCGCAGGTTATCACGTTCCTAATTTTCCCTGTGGCGGTACTTGGCATGAGTGGACTGGAGATTATGATGTGGAGGCTGGGGATGATGGGATTATGACTGATATCGGGTCTTACGAAGCCAAAGTGTTTGTTTGGCAGTAA
- a CDS encoding DUF1823 family protein: MSELPQLNTDTIWGILNDQIDDATVMQLVWYYLGYRYDSTTGKWDNSAVAPEWRDEYPEPPNFLASRPATMKLTRSIPKEYKQITKEKLGFKGYKLGEFTPRETRRATSANWLLSYLQQSIDQQA; encoded by the coding sequence ATGTCTGAACTACCACAACTCAATACAGATACTATCTGGGGTATTCTCAATGATCAAATTGATGATGCTACGGTTATGCAATTGGTATGGTACTATCTGGGTTATCGCTACGACTCTACAACTGGAAAGTGGGATAACAGTGCTGTTGCACCAGAATGGCGAGATGAGTACCCAGAACCACCAAATTTTCTAGCTAGCCGTCCAGCTACTATGAAGTTAACTCGTTCTATCCCTAAGGAATACAAACAAATCACTAAAGAAAAGCTGGGTTTTAAAGGTTACAAACTCGGTGAATTTACTCCTAGAGAAACCCGTAGGGCAACATCTGCTAATTGGTTATTAAGTTACTTGCAACAAAGTATTGATCAACAGGCATAA
- a CDS encoding acylphosphatase, with product MPNPTPQSKLTRAHVLISGRVQGVGYRYATVDTASQLGLTGWVRNLPDGQVEAVFEGARDIVEEMVRWCHVGPPAAVVQDVTVEYEHPEGLRGFEVKRVI from the coding sequence ATGCCAAATCCTACACCACAATCAAAGCTGACTCGCGCCCATGTCTTGATTTCTGGTAGAGTGCAAGGGGTAGGCTATCGCTATGCTACTGTAGACACGGCTAGCCAGTTGGGATTAACTGGTTGGGTGCGGAATCTACCTGATGGTCAGGTAGAAGCTGTGTTTGAAGGGGCGCGGGATATTGTAGAGGAGATGGTACGCTGGTGTCATGTTGGCCCACCTGCGGCGGTAGTTCAAGACGTTACTGTTGAGTACGAACACCCAGAAGGCTTGCGGGGATTTGAAGTGAAGCGAGTTATTTAG
- a CDS encoding dienelactone hydrolase family protein gives MKLIFSVLLTPVAVLLASGQALAALQTKTVEYKHGNTVLEGYLAYDDAIKGKRPGVLVVHEWNGLQSYAKKRTEQLAKLGYVAFAADIYGKGIRPKNAQESGTQATIYRKDRQLLRERANAGLKVLQANPLTDIKRIAAIGYCFGGGTVLELARSGANIAGVVSFHGNLDTPNPEDAKNITAKVLVLHGADDPFVPEEQIKGFETEMRQANVDWQFISYGRTVHSFTNPEAKGEIKGSEYNPIADQRSWEAMRQFFAEIFRK, from the coding sequence ATGAAATTAATATTTTCTGTTTTACTGACACCTGTAGCTGTGTTGTTAGCTTCTGGACAAGCATTAGCAGCACTGCAAACTAAAACTGTTGAGTATAAACATGGCAATACAGTTTTAGAAGGCTATCTAGCCTATGACGATGCTATCAAAGGTAAGCGTCCTGGTGTTTTAGTAGTGCATGAATGGAATGGATTACAATCCTATGCTAAAAAGCGTACTGAACAATTAGCGAAACTGGGTTATGTGGCTTTTGCTGCCGATATTTATGGTAAAGGCATTAGACCGAAAAATGCCCAAGAATCAGGAACACAAGCGACAATTTACCGTAAAGATAGACAATTATTACGGGAAAGAGCCAATGCTGGGTTAAAAGTTTTACAAGCAAATCCCCTTACCGATATTAAACGCATTGCCGCCATTGGTTACTGCTTTGGCGGTGGTACTGTTTTAGAATTGGCTCGTAGCGGCGCAAATATTGCCGGAGTAGTCAGTTTTCACGGCAACCTCGACACCCCCAACCCTGAAGATGCGAAAAATATCACAGCCAAAGTCTTAGTCTTACATGGTGCTGATGACCCCTTTGTACCAGAGGAACAAATCAAAGGCTTTGAAACCGAAATGCGCCAAGCTAATGTAGACTGGCAATTCATCTCCTATGGTCGTACAGTACATAGTTTCACCAATCCAGAAGCTAAAGGTGAGATTAAAGGCTCAGAATATAACCCTATTGCTGACCAGCGTTCTTGGGAAGCTATGCGGCAGTTTTTTGCAGAAATATTTCGGAAGTAG
- a CDS encoding M3 family metallopeptidase, whose translation MSANITIPQNYLLQGSGLPPFGEITPEQVIPAFEQLLAELEAQLSALEANIQPNWSGLVEPLEKLTERLYWSWGIVSHLMGVKNSPELREAHETVQPQVVQFMNKLGQSQPIYNAFKEIRASDSWKNLASAQQRIVEAAIRDAELSGVGLQGEARERFNAIQMELAELSTKFSNHVLDATKAFSLTLTTKEEVDGLPESWLSLAAQAARAAGEENATPENGPWRITLDFPSYNPFMQHSTRRDLREKLYKAYITRASLGELDNQPLIERILELRQELANLLGFQNFAELSLTSKMAANVEAVETLLEELRSASYDSATQDLDALKAFAASKGAAEAEDLRHWDISFWAERQREEKFAFTAEELRPYFPLPQVLEGLFGLVNRIFGITVTPADGQAPVWHEDVRYFQIADETGTPIAYFYLDPYSRPAEKRGGAWMDVCINRSKITNNGVTTIRLPVAYLICNQTPPVDGKPSLMTFYEVETLFHEFGHGLHHMLTKVDYSGAAGINNVEWDAVELPSQFMENWCYERTTLFSMAQHYETGELLPEHYYQKLLAARNYMSGSVILRQVHFSLVDLELHSRYLPGSNETAADVRHRVAKMTTVLPPLPEDAFLCAFGHIFEGGYAAGYYSYKWAEVLSADAFAAFEEAGLEDEAAIKATGRRYRDTVLALGGSKHPMEVFQTFRGRQPSTSSLLKHNGLLVTSV comes from the coding sequence ATGAGTGCAAATATCACTATTCCCCAAAATTATTTACTCCAAGGTTCTGGATTACCTCCCTTTGGAGAAATTACACCAGAACAAGTTATACCAGCCTTTGAACAATTGTTGGCAGAACTTGAAGCACAACTGAGTGCCTTAGAAGCTAATATCCAACCTAATTGGAGTGGTTTAGTAGAACCCCTAGAGAAACTCACAGAACGCCTCTACTGGAGTTGGGGTATTGTAAGTCATTTAATGGGTGTCAAAAATAGCCCAGAATTACGCGAGGCTCACGAAACTGTGCAACCCCAGGTAGTACAGTTTATGAACAAGCTGGGACAAAGCCAACCCATCTATAATGCTTTTAAAGAAATCCGCGCTAGTGATAGTTGGAAAAATTTAGCATCAGCTCAACAAAGAATCGTCGAAGCCGCTATTCGTGATGCTGAACTTTCGGGTGTCGGCTTACAAGGTGAAGCACGGGAACGTTTCAACGCTATTCAAATGGAGTTAGCAGAACTTTCTACTAAATTCTCTAACCATGTTCTAGATGCTACCAAAGCCTTTAGCTTAACTCTCACAACTAAAGAAGAAGTTGACGGTTTACCTGAAAGTTGGCTGAGTTTAGCCGCACAAGCTGCACGAGCAGCCGGAGAAGAAAACGCCACGCCAGAAAATGGCCCTTGGCGCATTACTTTAGACTTCCCCAGCTACAACCCCTTCATGCAGCACAGCACCCGTCGTGATTTGCGCGAAAAGCTCTACAAAGCCTATATCACCCGCGCTTCATTAGGGGAATTAGATAATCAACCCCTTATAGAACGGATTTTGGAGTTGCGCCAGGAACTAGCTAATTTACTGGGATTCCAAAATTTTGCTGAATTAAGCTTAACCAGTAAAATGGCCGCCAATGTTGAGGCAGTCGAGACACTCCTAGAAGAATTACGCAGTGCCAGTTACGATTCTGCTACTCAGGATTTAGACGCACTCAAAGCTTTTGCCGCTAGTAAAGGAGCAGCAGAAGCCGAAGATTTACGACACTGGGATATAAGTTTTTGGGCTGAACGTCAACGGGAAGAAAAATTTGCCTTCACCGCCGAAGAACTACGACCTTACTTCCCTCTACCCCAAGTTTTAGAAGGTTTATTTGGACTAGTTAACAGAATTTTTGGTATCACCGTCACTCCAGCTGATGGTCAAGCCCCAGTTTGGCATGAAGATGTTCGTTATTTCCAAATAGCTGATGAAACAGGTACTCCCATTGCCTACTTCTACTTAGACCCTTACAGCCGTCCCGCCGAAAAGCGTGGTGGTGCTTGGATGGATGTTTGCATTAATCGCAGCAAAATCACTAACAATGGTGTGACTACTATTCGCCTACCTGTGGCTTATTTGATATGTAACCAAACTCCGCCAGTAGATGGTAAACCTAGTTTGATGACTTTCTATGAAGTAGAAACCTTGTTCCATGAGTTTGGTCATGGTTTGCATCATATGCTGACCAAGGTTGACTATAGTGGTGCAGCAGGGATTAATAATGTTGAATGGGATGCTGTAGAACTACCTAGCCAGTTCATGGAAAACTGGTGCTATGAGCGTACTACTTTGTTTAGCATGGCTCAACATTATGAAACTGGTGAACTGCTACCAGAGCATTATTATCAAAAACTCCTGGCGGCACGTAATTACATGAGTGGTAGCGTCATTTTGCGGCAAGTCCACTTTAGCCTTGTTGATTTAGAATTACACTCTCGTTATCTTCCAGGTAGTAATGAAACCGCCGCCGATGTGCGTCATCGTGTTGCCAAGATGACAACTGTATTACCTCCGTTGCCAGAAGATGCCTTCTTGTGTGCTTTTGGACATATTTTTGAAGGTGGTTATGCCGCAGGATATTACAGTTACAAGTGGGCTGAAGTGCTAAGTGCTGACGCTTTCGCTGCTTTTGAAGAAGCGGGACTAGAAGATGAAGCAGCCATTAAAGCTACTGGTAGACGTTACAGAGATACTGTTTTAGCTCTTGGTGGTAGCAAACATCCAATGGAGGTTTTTCAAACTTTCCGGGGTCGTCAACCCAGTACAAGTTCTTTACTCAAACATAATGGGTTATTAGTAACCTCAGTTTAG